TCCTCCTTCCTTATCAGCAGTCTCTCGAAGAAAGATGCTATCTCCTCCATTTCATCCTTCTTCATCCCCAGATGCGTCACTTCCTGCGTTCCCAATCTCAGACCGCTCGGATTCACCGAACTGGTGTCGTCCGGAAGAAGATTCTTGTTGACGATTATATTCGCCTTTTCGAGGAGCGTCGCGCATCCGCTGCCTCCCCCGATCTTCGAAACATTTACGGCCAGTGTGTGAGACTCTGTGAAACCGTAATTGGAGGCAAGAACATCGAAACCCCTGTCATAGAGGGACTGCGCAAGCGCCTTCGAGTTGGCGACGATCTGCCTTGCATAGCTCCTGCCGAACCTTATCATTTCATCGAGCGCTATGCAGAGCGCGGCCATCTCATGCAGATGGTGGTTGCTTGTCACGCCGGGAAAAACGCCGCGCATAAGAGCCTTCTCCATCTCCTCGCTTTTGGGATTTGCGAGGACTATGCCGTGATTTGGACCGGGAAACGTCTTGTGGGTGCTCGCCGATATAACATGCGCGCCTTCCCTCAGCGGGTCCTGGAACTGTTTTCCCGCAATCAGTCCGAGAACATGGGCACCGTCATACCAGACAGTGCATCCCACTTCACTGAAAACATCCGAAAGCTCCCTGAGCGGAGCGGGAAACAGGAAAAGCGACATGCCGAAGAGCGCAACCTTCGGTTTCACTTCCCTCAGTACTTTTGCCGTGCCGTCAATATCGAGCGCCATTCTTTCCCTGTCGAACGGATATGTCACCGTCTTCAGTCCCCTGAAGCCCACTGCGCCGAACCTTGCTGTTGAAATGTGTGCCCCGTCAGACAGCGCCGGTGCGGTAATTGTTTCGCCCGGAGCGGTCAGGCCGAAAAGAACAGCCATATTTGCGACTGTGCCCGATATTGGCCTGAGGTCGGCGAAATTGCAGTTGAAGAGCTTCTTTGCGAGCTCGATACCCTTCAGCTCCACCCTGTCCACAAACTCGTTTCCCTGGTAGTACCTGTGACCGGGCCATCCCTCGGCGTATCTTCCGTTGAAGTCCGAGTTGAGCATTTCCCGCTGAAGGGGGCTTATAACATTCTCCGATGCAATGAGCGGAATTGATTCTTCAAAAAATCTGTTGTGCCTCATCACATTGTCCCGAACATAGGCGGAACTTCTCGATATTCCCTTCATATTGGAGGACTAAGCAAGCTGACCATTTAATTATATTGAAGGCCGGGAGCTGAAGGAGGAGGGCAGGCATGATACTGAAAGCGAGGGAATCTGACAGACACCAATAAATATTGATTAGAAGCATCCGAAAAGAAAGTGATAAATTGGGTGGTGACGGACCGGAGACTGAAATCGCAAGGATACCGACCAATATCGAGGGGTTTGACGCCGAGCTTGAGGGCGGCATACCATTCGGCTCGATAGTTCTTATTGCCGGAACACCGGGAACGATGAAGTCGACAGTTGCGTTCAACATGATGTATTCCAATGCAGTGAGTAAAAAAGTGCGCGGCGTCTACCTTACGCTGGAGCAGAACAGAATCAGTCTTGAGAGACAGATGAGGCGATTCGGCATGAGTGTCGAGTCCGGCGGTGACAGAATGCGAGTGCTGGATTTCGGCATAGTGCGGAAGAATCTCAAACAGCTTACAGCAAAGAGGAGCTGGCTCGAAGTTTTCAAGATGTACGTGACAAATCTCAAGGACAGCGTTTCCTTCGACTTTCTCGTCATAGATTCGCTGGACGTGCTGGAAACCGCAGCCAGCCTGCAGAACAGAAGAGACGAGCTGTTCTACTTCTTTGAGTGGATGAGGGGACTCGATTCCACCGTCCTCCTTACAATGGAGTCTCCTGCCGACAGGATAGCCCACATGGGAAAGGACGAAACATATCTTGCCGACGGCATTATTGCGCTTTCGACACAGGATTTGAGCGACGTAGACGTGCAGAGGAGGATAAGATGCATGAAGATGAGGGCGACAAACCACAGCATGGACTCATTTACATTCCTGTTTGAAAACGGCAGATTCATGGCGATAAGAGCCATATCCAAGCCATGACAGAACGAACATCCAGGCCGTTGCAGATGAAACTGGGAAGAATCATTCCGCCGCGGCGCGCAGCCGCTTGCGGATAAAGGATTTTCGGCCGGCTCGTCTGACGCTGTTGGTGGACTCTCTGCGTTTGCACACTTGATATACAAAGGAGGTGATCCATCTGCAGGTTCCCCTACAGATACCTTGTTATGACTTAGCCCCCCTTACCAAGCTCCAGTTCGAGCTCTCCAAAAAGAGAACCCTCACTCGAACCCGACTCGGATGGCTTGACAGGCGGTGTGTGCAAGGAGCAGGGGCATATTCACCGCTTGATGTTGACAAGCGATTACTACGGAATCCAGCTTCGTGAGGGCGAGTTACAGCCCTCAGTCCGAACTACGAACAGGTTTCGGGATTACCTTCCGCTTTCGCGGTCGGAGCCCATTGTCCTGTCCTTTGTAGCGCGCGTGTAGCCCGGGAGATTCGGGCCATACTGACCTACCGTCGACCTTTCCTTCCTCTGACTTAGCGTCAGCGGTCCCCGTTATGTGCCCGGCTTCCTGAGAAACCGGTTGCAATTAAGGGCAAGGGTCTCGTTCGTTATCTCACTTAAGAGAACGCCTTACGGTACGAACTGACGACGGCCATGCAACACCTCTCGGAAAATCAGGCAAGGTCATCAGCCTGGCCTTCATCTAACCGTCGCTCCCGGTGAGTTGTCCGGCGTTGAATCCAATTGAACCGCACGCTACTCCCGTTGCGGTGCTCCCCCGCCAATTCCTTTAAGTTTCAGTCTTGCGACCGTACTCCCCAAGCAGCAGGCTTAACAACTTCTCTCCGGCACTGGAAGTTCCCTTAGAACCTCCAACACCAAGCCCGCAGCGTTTACACCCTGGACTACCGGGGTATCTAATCCCGTTTGCGCCCCAGGGCTTCGTCCCTCACCGTCGGATCTGTTCTAGTCAGACGCCTTCGCCACTGGTGGTCCTTCCAGGATTACAGGATTTTACCCCTACCCCAGAAGTACCTCTGACCTCTCCCAGTCCCAAGTCCTGCAGTCTCCGCGGAATTCGAACAGTTGAGCTGCTCGATTTACCCATGGATTTACAAAACCGGCTACGGACGTTTTAGGCTCAATAATATCAAGCACCACTTGGGCCGCGGGTATTACCGCGGCGGCTGGCACCCGTCTTACCCGGCCCTTACTTCTCTTGCTTTTTAGGCAAAAGAACAGCTAACGCTAATGCATTAGCACTTGGAATTCCCTCATCGTGGTTTCCCACAGTGTGAAGTTTTCGTAACTGCTGCGCCCCGTAGGGCCTGGACTCGTGTTTCAGAGTCCATCTCTGGGCTTCCTCTCCCGAGGCCCATACCCGTCGTAGGCTAGTGGGTTCGTTACACCCACTACTACCTGATAGGCCGCAGACCCATCCTCAGGCGCCGAAGCTTTCGTTCTGGAAGCATTCCAGCATCCCAGAACTATGGAGCATTATTCTCAGTTTCCCGAGGTTATTCTCCACCTGAGGGCAGGTTATCCGCGTGTTACTGAGCCGTGCGCCGAGGGCTTACCCCTCTCGACTCGCATGTCTTAATCGAATTCCAATAGCGGTGCCCGCCGGCAGGATCGACCGGAATCTGGCCGCATAAATGCGGCTGGGCAATCGCCCGATATTATTCATGAATTGGCAAAGAGACACTCACATCAACCAACAACGTCAGAATCGAGAGTTCACGGCCAGCCGGGGTTCTCGATTCCCCACTAATGTGAACGATTACGAACAGATTTGTTTCACAGCAGGCACAATGCCAGCTCACAATCTCGCCGGTAATCAGTTCAGTAACAGATGCTAAGAAGCAATGGGTATTTATTGCTTGCTGTCAGCTGATTTGCTTGTTCCCGACCCGGATGGCACATATTTGATTACTGCGTTACTCTCAGAAGATCCAAAGCGGCGAAACCCCGGAACAGGTTTTTTATTTTGGCGCCAGATTGGGTTTCGGGAGCAAGGTCACCAAATACGCTATGATGCTTATGGGCTTTTGGCACCCTTCTGATCAACGGAGGGATGTGTTGAGGGGGTGCATTCTTATCCCTCTCATTTATGAGTTTTCTCATTGCCTCATGGAAATATGAAGGAATCGAGCAGCGTCTGCATGAAGCACGACGCCTTCCTCACCGTGCTCTTCACTCTCGCCTTTATTCCCGTCTCCTTCGTGCTGCCTGATGTGTGTTTGTGGTGGCCATATCCCCGCAGCCTTGCCATGAATTCCTTACTGCATCTTTTGCAGACAAATTTCTGGTTCTACACACCGCTAAGCTGGGTAAACGTAAATGTGACAATAACGAAAATATTACCGGTCAGAGAAACAGGGCATTCTGTTTCTTCTTTTTCCGCCCTTGAAGCGCCGGAGACACTGGTCATGGCTTCAACAAGGCACTGAGTTTTTGATTTTGTGATTAAACTTGTTGGTGTCTGAGACGAAACTGCACTCAAGGTTCGATTGACGGCCCTTTTTCGATGGGGAATGGTGTCGTCCCGAAGTGGTCATCCGCCAGACTGTTGAGATTCAGCGTACCGGTCTCTATTTCATCTGTGTTACCAGCACGGAGAATTTGCTGCCTAAACACCGAAAACATCTGAATTCAGGAGCAAATCCTTTGATAACAAAGAAATTAAAAGCATACAGTCATACAGGAAAGCGGGATGCGCTCAGATGGTTGAGGCTGCGTTTAGATCGGATGCCGGAAAGGATGACGACAATACAGACCTGGAACAGGAAGGCGTCGTTTTCGGAAAAACAGGCACCTATAAATTCGATTTTGTGGTAACAGGCGAAATTGAACGGAACAATTACATCCAGGTCCGGCACCATGAACACGGATGGCTCCTCGCATACGTGAACGAGGTGCAGATACAGACGGACCTGTCTGATGGGGGTGCAAAGAGAATTGGTGCAGGTGAGGAAATACAGTTTGAGAGATCGGACATAGGGCATGCCTCCGTCATCGGTTTTCCGGACGGCCGCGGAGGAATGTCCCAGCCCGGAACACCGGTTGCGCCCGGGAGCCGGGTTTTCAGGGCTTCTGATGAACTGATATCCAGCACGCTCGGACTGAACAACAGGAAAAACGGTGCCTTCATAGGACACCTCAGAGGGAGAAATATTCCCGTCGTCCTCGACATAAACGTGATGGTTCAGAAGCACATCTCCGTAATGGCCAAGACCGGCGGAGGGAAAAGCTACCTCGCCGGCGTGATAATCGAGGAGATGATTAAGAACGGTGTTACCGTTGTGATACTTGACCCACATGGCGAATACGGAACTCTGAGGGAGAGGAGGAGTGCAGCTGACGCCTCATGTGATTACCCGGGCATCGTAAGGGAATTTGCATTCGACACCGAAATAAACAGCGGCGCCTCAAAGATGCTGCTGACGCTGTCAAACTTCACACCCCAGGAATTACTCTCTCTTACCTCATTCAGGGAGAGCAGACAGCACCTGATGCTTCTGACCGCGGTAATGGAAGAGGCGAAAAGCGGCGGCAGCTGCGATCTGCGCATGATTGCGGAAAAACTCGATAGTGCGGACAGCCAGTATTCAAAGCAGCTCGCGTCGGAGCTTAGATCGATTGACGGCACCGGCATATTTGTCACGGAAGGCACAAAGATAACGGAAATGGTAGTTCAGGGGAAGACGACAGTGCTCAATCTCAAGGGAACCTCTCCGGAACTTCAGTCTCTTTTCGTCAAAAGGATGCTGACCGCACTCTTCGAACTCAGGAAAAGGAAGAAAATCCCGCCACTGCTCGCTGTTTTGGAGGAGGCGCATAACTTCTGCCCGCAGCAGGGGAAAACCGATGCCAGCAGAATAATACGGACAATCGCATCAGAGGGAAGGAAATTCGGACTCGGTCTTATGGTGATAACACAGCGCGCTGCAAAGGTGGACAAGAATGTAATCAGCCAGTGCAACACGCAGTTCATACTCAAGATAACAAATCCGATAGACCTGAAGGTCGTCTACAGCTCAATCGAGGGGCTTACGCAGGAAATTGTCGAGGAGGTTCCCAGGCTACAGACGGGCGTATGCATAGGCATAGGCGGTGGACTTCAGCTTCCGATGATCATCGAAGTGCGCGAGAGGGAAACGGTCCATGGCGGAGACAGCACAAACGTGGTGAACGGATGAAGAATGACAGAATAACGGAAGAGAAGATAGGCAAGTACACCCGGATGACAGCGGCTGCGCTGCAGAAGATAAGCATAGCCATACCGGAACAGGGCTCGCTCAGAAGGAATGCCGATGACTTCCTCAGAATGGCGACGAACTACTTCAACGACTCCAGGCACTTTTATTCGAAGGGCGATCTTGTGAACGCTTTTGCCTGCATCAACTATGCTTACGGCTGGATAGACGCCGGTGCAAGGTTGGGCTTCTTCAACGTAGGTGCCGACAGCGTGATGTTCACGCTTTCCGTCTGACGAACGGATACCGGCTGCGCGGTTATTTGAGACGTGCGACCTTCGCAATCAGGGCTTCCGCGAGCTCCCTCTTTGTCCCTGTGACTGTCTGCACACCGTCCGCGTCGATTATATGCGCCCTCGTGTTTTCAGCAGAGACATCATCAAGGCTGTTCGCCACAATGATGTCGAACTTTCCTTTCCTCATCCTCTTCCTTGCGCTTTCAATTACATGCGCGTCGTCGCCTATTTCTGCCTTGAACGCAACGAGCGCCCTGCATCTGTCTCTCACCTCGTCCACGAACTTGGGAGCCCTCTTCAGCCTCAGTGACAGTTCACTCCCCGAAGATATTTTGCCGCTCCTCTTCTCAGGCACAAAATCCGGAAGTGAAGCCGGAACAATGACTATGTCAAATTTTCTGCCGGATATATTCGCGCTCAGATCGGAGAGCCTCCGGAATGGCCTTGAACCGACAAATGAGGGTATCTCGGCATCCATCCTGCCGTACCAGAGCATAACGTTTGCCTTCTGCTCATATGCACAGGTTGCGATTTCGACAGCAGTCCTGCCGCTGCTCCTGCTTGTAATAAAGCGGACATCGTCGAATGACTCCTCGCCCGCTCCGCCGACGACAAGCACGTTTCTCCTCTTCAGAAGGCCGGCAGAAAAACACCGTGATGCCTCGGCGAGTATCGTGCTCGCATCAAGCAGTTTGGCCTCGTTTTCCGCCACGACTGCGGGAAGCACGTTTATCCCCTGCCTTCTCAGCCTTTCCATATTCACCTTCACAAAGGGGTTGTCCATCATCGATGCACCCATCGAAGGTGCCACAATCATCGGCACTCCGCAGCCCAGAGCATTCAGGCAGAGCGCGCTCACTGCATCGTCCGCAAGGCCATGCGAAATCTTGCCGATAATATCGGCAGTTGCAGGTGCAACGATAACAGCGACACGTTCCCCGGAAACAGCCGAAATGTGCTCGACCGCACCGGTAAGCGATGTGACGGGTTCGTTGCCGCTTGCGAAATGGAGCGCATCCGGACAGATTATTCTGCATGCGGCCTCCGTCATGAAAGGTACAACCCTCGCTCCGTGCCTGATCAGCTCGCGGGCAAGTTTCACTGTCTCTGTGGCAGCAATGCTTCCGGTAACGCACAGCAGTATGGTGTTTCCACCGAGTCTCCGGTCCTTGCTGCCAAAAATCCTTTCAGAAGGGTGCATCACTTCACTTCCAGGCTTCTCTTTATGAACACAAGTGCATCTTTCTGCACATCTTCAATCTGTCTGTCGGAATTTATCCTTATCTTCCTTCCACAGAATCGTTCATATTCCCTGCTGTAAATGCGTGAAACCTCACCCAGGAAATCTTCCGATTCAAAGTCAGACCGTCCTGACTTTCTTGCAATTACCCGGCGCATGGCGGCGGACGGCGTGCTTTCCAGATATACGAGTATATCGGGTATACCCAGAAACGGTTCGTTTATCGAACGCAGCCATTCATTCATGTCGATACCGCGCATCGAGAACTGCGCGCCCTGATAGGCAAGTGTTGACATGAAATACCTGTCGCAGAGCACGGTTCTCCCTTCGGCTGCCCATTTTTCCATCAGGAGCGTGTGGCCTGCCCTGTCACAGGTGAACAGAAGGGCACTGCATCTGATGGCATCAATGCGCGACTTCGAGAAGAACGATTCGAAACCTCTTGCCGTCTCCAGTACCTTTCTGTCATACGGCTCGGAGGTGAGCTTTACACTCATTTCCTTCCTCAGCTTTGAGTACACGTAACGCGAAACGGATGTTTTACCGCTTCCGTCAATGCCCTCAAAAACAACAATGGCTGATTTTTTTCTCGCCATCTTACCCCCATACTGCCAGGTATATTGAATAAACACGTACCGTGAGAACTGTGAATCCTCCGGACCTGCTATGCGCCGCCAATCCTCCCGAAATCCTTCCAGGTGAAAACCATTTCCCTGGCTGCCTTCACCTCATTTATCCTCTTTCTGGGTGTCGAATGAGGAGAGTTTTTGAGGAGTTCTGCCGGCTCCCCGGCGATCCTGTTGAACGCATCGGCAACGAAATCCACGGACTGCTTTGACAGGTTTTCTGTAGGCTCTATCATCAGCGCTTCGCCTACAATGAGAGGAAAGTATATCGTGGGGGGATGGACTCCATAATCTATCAGTCTCTTGGATATGTCCAGTGCGGTTATGCCCTTTTCCGACTTCAGTCTGCCTGCACTCGCCACAAACTCGTGCTTCTTCAGCCTCTTATACGGAATTTCGAACGAGGAGGACAGTCTGGCCATCAGATAATTTGAATTGAGAACCGCCTGTTCGCTGTTGCGCCTTAGGCCGTCCTTTCCATTGAGCAGGATGTAGACATATGCCCTGAGGAGTATGCCGAAATTGCCGTAGAAGGAATGAAGCTTTCCTATACTGTCCGGCCTGCTGTAGTCAAAACTGTAGCGGCTGCCCTTCTTCACAATCCTCGGCACGGGAAGAAATCTTGAAAGATGTTTCTTCACCCCGACGGGGCCTGCCCCCGGTCCGCCGCCTCCATGCGGTGTCGCAAATGTCTTGTGCAGGTTGAAATGGACTATGTCGAAGCCCATGAGGCCCGGACTGGTTTTGCCCACAATTGCGTTCATGTTTGCGCCGTCATAATAGAGCAGACCTCCCCTGCCGTGCACGATGTCCGCAATCTCCTCGACCTTCTCCTCGAAAAGGCCGAGCGTATTGGGATTGGTGAGCATGAGAGCGGCAACATCATCTGTCATCGCTTCCCTCAGTATCTTGGTGTCGACCATGCCTCTGTCTGACGGAAGCTCGACAACCTCGTATCCTGCCATGGCAGCGCTCGCCGGATTGGTCCCATGCGCCGAATCCGGTACAAGAACGCGTTTCCTGGTTTCGCCCAGACTCCTGAAATGTGCTCGCGTAATCAGCATGCCGGCAAATTCACCCTGGGCACCTCCTGCCGGCTGGAGGCTCACCTCATCCATGCCGGAGATTTCTGCGAGGTATCTTTCGAGCTCGTACATCAGGCGGAGGGCCCCCTGCGCCGTTTCCGCCGGCTGAAGCGGATGCAGTCTGGTCACCTTGTTATCGGAAGCAATGTTCTCGGAAATCTTCGGGTTGTATTTCATCGTACAGGAACCGAGTAGGTGCGGGCCGTTGTCAACGGAATAATTCATCTGAGAGAGGTTAACATAATGCCTCATGAGATCGCGTTCAGATATGCCGGGAAGATTCAGCTCCCGCCTGTTGAGTCTTCCCTTGTCGATTCTCTCTGACGCGGGAACTTTCCTGTCGAAACCGAAGACCGGAGGCGAGTGTATTTCGTTCAGCAGCGGCTCGTCCCACTCAGCCTGAGCGAAAGTCATACGAATTCCCCCGCGATCCTTGCCGCCCTGATGATCTCTTCCTCGGTTGTGCTTTCGCTTACCGCCCATAGCACGGAACTTTCCATGCCGTCGACAATGCCGTCCAGCTGAAGTCCTCCGATTATTCCATGTTTCAGGAGCTCCTCAATCATTCGTCCGGTATCCGAATGGGATGATGACACGAATTCGTTGAAGCCGGGTCCTTTGAATGGTATCTCCGAACCGTGCTCCGCAAAAAGTTCCATCGCCCTGCGTCTGTTTCTTTCAGTTCTGCTTGCCACGTCTGCGAGGCCTTCCGGTCCCATCGCAGCGACATACACGGACGCGGCAACCGCGAGCAGCGTCTGATTCGTGCAGACGTTCGAGGTTGCCTTGGAGCGCCGTATATGCTGCTCCCTTGCCTGAAGCGTCAGGCAGAAGGATCTTTTACCTTCCGAATCAACGGTTGCGCCCACAATTCTTCCAGGCATTTTCCTGACATGCTCCCTGCGGCAGCCGAATATACCTAGAAAAGGTCCGCCGAAATTCATGTTGAGTCCGAGCGACTGCCCTTCGCCCACGACAATGTCCGCACCGTATTCTCCCGGCGGAATTACGGTGGCGAGCGAGAGAGGATTTACACCCGCCACGAGCATCGCGTTTCCGATCATGCCCTTGAGCTCCGTTATGTCTTCCTGATAGAGGCCGAGAAAATTGGGCATTTCGATATAGACGCCTGCAGCTCCCTGCTTCGCAATGGCCGATATCTCGCGCAGTTCTGCCTGACCGTTGTTCCTGTTGAATGGATATTCCCTGACTTCGAGCCCCATTCCGGCTACGTAATTTCGCAGGACGGATTTCTTCCATGGGGCCATGGCGGCGGGGATCAGGAAGAAACTGCCGTCGCTTATCCTGCCGCACATGCAGGCCGCCTCGCCGAGCGCACTTGCACCGTCATAAAGGGATGCATTGATCACGTCCATTCCGGTCAGCTCGGCCAGCAGGCTCTGATACTCGAAAATAAGCTGAAGAAGCCCCTGGCTCAGCTCAGACTGGTAAGGTGTATAGGATGTGTAGAGCTCAGATCTTCCCACGACTTGCTGGACTATGGCGGGTATGAATGTGTTGTACACGCCTCCGCCGAGAAAACAGGCATATTCGGAACAGTCCGTGTTGGCATTGAGCACATTGTGCAGATGTCGTAGAACCTCGATTTCACTCATACCGTCAGGGAGATTAAGTCCGTCCGA
The genomic region above belongs to Candidatus Sysuiplasma jiujiangense and contains:
- a CDS encoding serine hydroxymethyltransferase; the protein is MKGISRSSAYVRDNVMRHNRFFEESIPLIASENVISPLQREMLNSDFNGRYAEGWPGHRYYQGNEFVDRVELKGIELAKKLFNCNFADLRPISGTVANMAVLFGLTAPGETITAPALSDGAHISTARFGAVGFRGLKTVTYPFDRERMALDIDGTAKVLREVKPKVALFGMSLFLFPAPLRELSDVFSEVGCTVWYDGAHVLGLIAGKQFQDPLREGAHVISASTHKTFPGPNHGIVLANPKSEEMEKALMRGVFPGVTSNHHLHEMAALCIALDEMIRFGRSYARQIVANSKALAQSLYDRGFDVLASNYGFTESHTLAVNVSKIGGGSGCATLLEKANIIVNKNLLPDDTSSVNPSGLRLGTQEVTHLGMKKDEMEEIASFFERLLIRKEDVASVRKDVVKFKRRYSRLKYCYGEGYPAYRYEHFLRSIS
- a CDS encoding RAD55 family ATPase encodes the protein MGGDGPETEIARIPTNIEGFDAELEGGIPFGSIVLIAGTPGTMKSTVAFNMMYSNAVSKKVRGVYLTLEQNRISLERQMRRFGMSVESGGDRMRVLDFGIVRKNLKQLTAKRSWLEVFKMYVTNLKDSVSFDFLVIDSLDVLETAASLQNRRDELFYFFEWMRGLDSTVLLTMESPADRIAHMGKDETYLADGIIALSTQDLSDVDVQRRIRCMKMRATNHSMDSFTFLFENGRFMAIRAISKP
- a CDS encoding ATP-binding protein, which gives rise to MVEAAFRSDAGKDDDNTDLEQEGVVFGKTGTYKFDFVVTGEIERNNYIQVRHHEHGWLLAYVNEVQIQTDLSDGGAKRIGAGEEIQFERSDIGHASVIGFPDGRGGMSQPGTPVAPGSRVFRASDELISSTLGLNNRKNGAFIGHLRGRNIPVVLDINVMVQKHISVMAKTGGGKSYLAGVIIEEMIKNGVTVVILDPHGEYGTLRERRSAADASCDYPGIVREFAFDTEINSGASKMLLTLSNFTPQELLSLTSFRESRQHLMLLTAVMEEAKSGGSCDLRMIAEKLDSADSQYSKQLASELRSIDGTGIFVTEGTKITEMVVQGKTTVLNLKGTSPELQSLFVKRMLTALFELRKRKKIPPLLAVLEEAHNFCPQQGKTDASRIIRTIASEGRKFGLGLMVITQRAAKVDKNVISQCNTQFILKITNPIDLKVVYSSIEGLTQEIVEEVPRLQTGVCIGIGGGLQLPMIIEVRERETVHGGDSTNVVNG
- a CDS encoding DUF357 domain-containing protein, producing MKNDRITEEKIGKYTRMTAAALQKISIAIPEQGSLRRNADDFLRMATNYFNDSRHFYSKGDLVNAFACINYAYGWIDAGARLGFFNVGADSVMFTLSV
- the coaBC gene encoding bifunctional phosphopantothenoylcysteine decarboxylase/phosphopantothenate--cysteine ligase CoaBC — encoded protein: MHPSERIFGSKDRRLGGNTILLCVTGSIAATETVKLARELIRHGARVVPFMTEAACRIICPDALHFASGNEPVTSLTGAVEHISAVSGERVAVIVAPATADIIGKISHGLADDAVSALCLNALGCGVPMIVAPSMGASMMDNPFVKVNMERLRRQGINVLPAVVAENEAKLLDASTILAEASRCFSAGLLKRRNVLVVGGAGEESFDDVRFITSRSSGRTAVEIATCAYEQKANVMLWYGRMDAEIPSFVGSRPFRRLSDLSANISGRKFDIVIVPASLPDFVPEKRSGKISSGSELSLRLKRAPKFVDEVRDRCRALVAFKAEIGDDAHVIESARKRMRKGKFDIIVANSLDDVSAENTRAHIIDADGVQTVTGTKRELAEALIAKVARLK
- the tmk gene encoding dTMP kinase; its protein translation is MARKKSAIVVFEGIDGSGKTSVSRYVYSKLRKEMSVKLTSEPYDRKVLETARGFESFFSKSRIDAIRCSALLFTCDRAGHTLLMEKWAAEGRTVLCDRYFMSTLAYQGAQFSMRGIDMNEWLRSINEPFLGIPDILVYLESTPSAAMRRVIARKSGRSDFESEDFLGEVSRIYSREYERFCGRKIRINSDRQIEDVQKDALVFIKRSLEVK
- the gcvPB gene encoding aminomethyl-transferring glycine dehydrogenase subunit GcvPB, with product MTFAQAEWDEPLLNEIHSPPVFGFDRKVPASERIDKGRLNRRELNLPGISERDLMRHYVNLSQMNYSVDNGPHLLGSCTMKYNPKISENIASDNKVTRLHPLQPAETAQGALRLMYELERYLAEISGMDEVSLQPAGGAQGEFAGMLITRAHFRSLGETRKRVLVPDSAHGTNPASAAMAGYEVVELPSDRGMVDTKILREAMTDDVAALMLTNPNTLGLFEEKVEEIADIVHGRGGLLYYDGANMNAIVGKTSPGLMGFDIVHFNLHKTFATPHGGGGPGAGPVGVKKHLSRFLPVPRIVKKGSRYSFDYSRPDSIGKLHSFYGNFGILLRAYVYILLNGKDGLRRNSEQAVLNSNYLMARLSSSFEIPYKRLKKHEFVASAGRLKSEKGITALDISKRLIDYGVHPPTIYFPLIVGEALMIEPTENLSKQSVDFVADAFNRIAGEPAELLKNSPHSTPRKRINEVKAAREMVFTWKDFGRIGGA
- the gcvPA gene encoding aminomethyl-transferring glycine dehydrogenase subunit GcvPA — encoded protein: MDPKENQEMLSFLGLGSVDELFADIPVKFRSDGLNLPDGMSEIEVLRHLHNVLNANTDCSEYACFLGGGVYNTFIPAIVQQVVGRSELYTSYTPYQSELSQGLLQLIFEYQSLLAELTGMDVINASLYDGASALGEAACMCGRISDGSFFLIPAAMAPWKKSVLRNYVAGMGLEVREYPFNRNNGQAELREISAIAKQGAAGVYIEMPNFLGLYQEDITELKGMIGNAMLVAGVNPLSLATVIPPGEYGADIVVGEGQSLGLNMNFGGPFLGIFGCRREHVRKMPGRIVGATVDSEGKRSFCLTLQAREQHIRRSKATSNVCTNQTLLAVAASVYVAAMGPEGLADVASRTERNRRRAMELFAEHGSEIPFKGPGFNEFVSSSHSDTGRMIEELLKHGIIGGLQLDGIVDGMESSVLWAVSESTTEEEIIRAARIAGEFV